From one Lotus japonicus ecotype B-129 chromosome 3, LjGifu_v1.2 genomic stretch:
- the LOC130749654 gene encoding uncharacterized protein LOC130749654, giving the protein MNRLLKIFRSHTGGASVTGTGSGGAVRRAHSTSDFVVAGVGIQSFRNLLMMENAVNPKIWGKKDTAEAAGSAAAAGVAFVSVLSLRDLLDQKPLMAKGEADGAAGAAGAAATSVDAVGTETVPAAGGGDNAGPPVVAAGGVEDGEGAPGRGRGRGRGRVRDPDEDRRRAERLKRRERRLRQEVREAAERPQKFRMGEFLLVDYGNSLLYSQKKRVRHESDDEEEDDSDDALLPGEEPSGINLHSPNRRSPSPPPSGGAVAV; this is encoded by the exons ATGAATCGTCTTCTCAAAATCTTCCGCTCTCACACTGGTGGTGCGTCCGTCACCGGCACCGGTAGCGGTGGCGCCGTCCGCCGAGCA CATTCTACCTCTGATTTTGTGGTCGCCGGAGTCGGTATCCAGAGTTTCCGTAATTTGTTG ATGATGGAAAATGCTGTGAACCCCAAAATTTGGGGGAAGAAGGACACTGCAGAGGCCGCGGGCTCGGCGGCCGCCGCTGGAGTGGCTTTTGTCAGTGTTTTAAGCTTAAGAGATTTG CTCGATCAGAAGCCACTTATGGCTAAGGGTGAAGCTGATGGGGCTGCAGGTGCGGCGGGCGCCGCAGCCACCTCCGTGGATGCGGTGGGCACTGAGACGGTCCCCGCTGCCGGTGGGGGAGACAATGCAGGACCTCCAGTCGTAGCTGCCGGCGGAGTAGAGGATGGTGAGGGCGCTCCTGGCCGAGGTCGCGGTAGAGGCCGCGGAAGGGTGCGCGACCCTGATGAAGATCGCCGCCGTGCGGAACGGCTTAAACGCCGTGAGCGCCGCTTAAGGCAGGAAGTTCGTGAAGCTGCTGAACGTCCTCAGAAGTTCCGGATGGGGGAGTTTTTGCTGGTTGATTACGGTAACTCTCTTCTTTACTCTCAGAAGAAGAGGGTGCGTCATGAGAGTGACgacgaagaagaagatgattcgGATGATGCTCTCTTACCCGGGGAAGAGCCCTCTGGTATTAACCTCCACAGTCCTAACCGTCgctctccttctcctcctcctagTGGTGGAGCGGTTGCGGTATGA